One Schlesneria paludicola DSM 18645 DNA segment encodes these proteins:
- a CDS encoding DUF1559 domain-containing protein has protein sequence MPRRVCSPRRGFTLIELLVVIAIIAILIALLLPAVQQAREAARRIQCKNNLKQIGLAIHNYADTYLQIPPSATLLANVASSSWSVHGRILPYLEQGNLANLVDLSKGWSGQMAIDGLRIPTYVCPSDAKAGTTRDDTSPKLCPTTYGVNYGTWFVFDPTTRQGGDGLFYPNAKITFAQVSDGSSNTLMVSEVKAWSPYHRNVPPTPVTIPPAATAPAVIASFMTATGGNAKNTEHTEWANGQVHHSGFTTVLNPNAKVTCVVGGVTYDQCDYNSWQEGTLPAAPSYAAVTSRSYHTGCVNAALMDGTVRTINENIDNSLWRALSTRAGSEVLGEF, from the coding sequence ATGCCGCGAAGGGTTTGTTCGCCAAGGCGTGGTTTTACTTTGATCGAGTTGCTGGTGGTCATCGCCATCATTGCGATTCTGATCGCGCTGCTCTTGCCAGCCGTGCAACAGGCGCGCGAGGCGGCACGGCGAATTCAATGCAAAAACAATCTGAAGCAGATTGGTCTGGCGATCCACAACTACGCCGACACCTACCTGCAAATCCCTCCCAGCGCAACCTTACTCGCGAATGTGGCGAGCAGTTCATGGTCGGTCCACGGTCGCATTCTGCCGTATCTCGAACAGGGAAACCTTGCCAATCTGGTGGACCTGAGCAAGGGGTGGAGCGGTCAAATGGCCATTGATGGCCTTCGTATTCCCACGTACGTCTGCCCGAGTGACGCAAAGGCTGGGACCACGCGAGACGACACGTCACCGAAGTTGTGTCCGACAACCTATGGCGTGAACTATGGCACCTGGTTCGTCTTCGACCCGACGACGCGTCAGGGCGGCGATGGCTTGTTCTATCCGAACGCCAAGATCACTTTTGCACAAGTCAGCGACGGCAGCAGCAACACGCTGATGGTCTCTGAAGTCAAAGCCTGGAGCCCCTACCATCGGAATGTGCCCCCGACACCGGTGACGATTCCCCCGGCCGCCACGGCTCCCGCGGTGATCGCCAGCTTCATGACCGCCACCGGCGGCAATGCCAAAAACACCGAGCATACGGAATGGGCGAATGGACAGGTTCACCATTCCGGTTTCACCACGGTTCTGAATCCAAATGCGAAAGTCACCTGCGTGGTGGGGGGCGTCACCTACGATCAGTGCGACTACAACAGTTGGCAAGAAGGAACACTGCCCGCCGCGCCCTCCTACGCCGCTGTCACGTCGCGCAGCTACCACACCGGTTGCGTCAACGCGGCGTTGATGGACGGCACGGTGCGAACCATCAACGAAAACATCGACAATTCTCTCTGGCGAGCCCTCAGCACCCGCGCTGGCAGCGAAGTCCTTGGTGAATTCTGA
- a CDS encoding redoxin family protein: MDSTTRHGSVAGERLETVFSSQTTMTETSSRGSLNQSSAWVICLLRWMGCALLASGGFVSNSVEVQAGEKRAKQAFDVEKRFKELDRNRDGKVSRDEFPQTELFNLVDANRDGQITLIEARERAQDLARSKSIPTGESTDATAKSLDEVPIRQRFKRLKPAECGVGRIVSDVSFQSIDGATHHLAEYKSQRVIVVVATSASCPLSKRYLPTLARLERTYTKDVLFIFANSTPTDSVESARELVKTHALKGPYVLDADAKLLSAVGAKSTTDCFVLDAALTLRYRGAVDDQYGLGYALAQPKQALLGDAIDAVLAGHTPQIEATDAPGCLLNKRGPATASTSQVSLKLPVAAGTHTYHNRISRIVQNNCIECHRAGGAAPFSLTSPDDVATRATMIEKVVSEGTMPPWFAAPSRKGAETNWLNDRSLVEADKADLTAWLNNGQPLGDPADAPIPRVFSNDWQIGVPDAIVQLPAAVNVPAEGVMPYQVVTVATDFGEDKWLQGFEIRPTARDVVHHIGVFVEAGTDPEKRANEAEDLGEYLALYVPGNGHEIFPAGLAKFLPKGSRLRFKLHYTPNGTVTKDQTQLAFIFAKEPPQYELHVTGVTNQGIKIPAGAGNHKESGWRRFKDDIQILSFMPHMHVRGKAFRYEMISSSGNSTTLLDVPRFDFNWQLAYRAATPITLKKGVRIVGTGWFDNSDQNPANPDPTKPVVWGAQSFDEMLIGYFEYIVPSERLSAAKR, from the coding sequence TTGGATTCGACAACACGGCATGGAAGTGTGGCTGGCGAGCGACTCGAAACCGTCTTCTCTTCCCAAACCACAATGACGGAGACGTCGTCTCGCGGCTCGTTGAATCAGTCATCGGCGTGGGTGATTTGCCTGCTGCGATGGATGGGTTGCGCCCTGCTGGCTTCGGGCGGGTTCGTCTCGAACTCGGTGGAAGTGCAGGCGGGCGAGAAGCGGGCCAAGCAGGCCTTTGACGTCGAAAAACGCTTCAAGGAACTCGACCGAAACCGTGACGGGAAGGTCAGCCGCGACGAGTTTCCCCAAACCGAACTGTTTAACCTGGTGGATGCGAATCGGGATGGACAGATCACGTTGATCGAGGCCCGCGAACGCGCCCAGGATCTCGCAAGATCTAAATCCATCCCGACCGGTGAATCCACCGATGCGACGGCAAAGTCACTCGATGAGGTGCCGATTCGCCAGCGGTTCAAACGCCTGAAACCGGCAGAATGCGGCGTCGGCCGGATCGTGTCCGACGTGTCGTTTCAGAGCATTGATGGTGCGACGCATCATCTGGCGGAGTACAAGTCGCAACGCGTGATCGTCGTGGTGGCGACAAGTGCCAGTTGTCCGCTGAGCAAACGTTACTTGCCCACGCTTGCCCGATTGGAGCGGACCTATACGAAGGATGTTCTGTTTATCTTCGCGAACTCAACGCCGACGGACTCGGTCGAGTCGGCACGCGAACTCGTCAAGACACATGCTCTCAAGGGCCCTTATGTGCTCGACGCCGACGCGAAACTGCTGTCCGCCGTCGGGGCGAAATCGACCACCGATTGCTTCGTGCTCGATGCGGCACTGACCTTGCGATACCGGGGAGCCGTCGATGACCAGTACGGCTTGGGCTATGCACTGGCGCAGCCCAAGCAGGCACTGCTCGGCGACGCCATCGATGCCGTGCTGGCGGGACATACACCGCAGATCGAAGCGACAGACGCTCCTGGCTGCTTGCTCAACAAACGCGGTCCAGCGACTGCCTCAACATCGCAAGTCAGCCTGAAGTTGCCGGTCGCGGCGGGCACACACACGTATCACAATCGCATCTCGCGGATTGTCCAGAACAATTGTATCGAGTGTCATCGCGCCGGCGGGGCCGCACCGTTTTCGTTGACGAGTCCTGACGATGTGGCGACGCGCGCGACGATGATCGAAAAGGTGGTCAGCGAAGGCACGATGCCACCCTGGTTCGCGGCTCCTTCGCGCAAAGGGGCCGAGACCAATTGGCTCAACGATCGGTCCCTGGTCGAAGCCGACAAGGCGGACCTGACGGCCTGGCTTAACAATGGCCAGCCACTGGGTGACCCGGCCGATGCCCCAATTCCGCGTGTGTTCTCGAACGATTGGCAGATTGGTGTGCCGGACGCCATCGTACAGTTGCCAGCGGCCGTCAACGTTCCCGCCGAGGGCGTCATGCCGTATCAGGTGGTCACGGTGGCAACCGATTTCGGCGAGGACAAATGGTTGCAAGGGTTCGAGATTCGCCCGACGGCACGCGATGTCGTGCATCACATCGGCGTCTTCGTCGAAGCGGGCACCGATCCCGAAAAACGCGCGAACGAGGCCGAGGATCTCGGTGAATATTTGGCCTTATACGTGCCCGGCAACGGGCATGAGATTTTTCCCGCAGGACTGGCGAAGTTCTTGCCGAAAGGATCTCGATTGCGATTCAAACTGCACTACACGCCGAACGGCACCGTCACCAAGGATCAGACGCAACTTGCATTCATTTTTGCCAAAGAGCCACCTCAGTACGAGCTGCATGTGACCGGCGTCACGAATCAGGGGATCAAAATTCCGGCGGGGGCTGGCAACCACAAAGAGTCGGGTTGGCGGCGTTTCAAGGATGACATTCAGATCCTGTCGTTCATGCCCCACATGCACGTGCGTGGAAAAGCCTTCCGGTACGAAATGATTTCCAGCAGCGGCAATTCGACGACGTTGCTGGATGTTCCTCGTTTCGATTTCAACTGGCAATTGGCCTACCGGGCGGCGACGCCGATCACCCTGAAAAAAGGCGTGCGGATTGTCGGAACAGGCTGGTTCGACAACAGCGACCAGAACCCGGCGAATCCCGATCCGACAAAACCCGTTGTCTGGGGTGCGCAATCCTTCGACGAAATGCTGATCGGCTACTTCGAATACATCGTTCCCAGCGAACGTCTATCGGCTGCAAAACGATAG
- a CDS encoding TlpA family protein disulfide reductase — MQQSARGQSGLVVAMAGGTLCFVGSLIRAIHGLPEDIGIARDVRRPIEVLAVASLDGGRNATTVTAEQLRNALIDAAQKLVDLKIVAVERVGYAPPTPDVPVPVVFKEMWIHRHSAQAYVLHRTESNDDQWWTGFEAIEGPLTTHHLAAMPGRKVCVDTARVPLCADSSHRGKRESDGARLTSYSVSQAPSYLLNLFVPLIEANKAWVPSERSNSAPVVDSLALLPLSDWRILGEEKLGEEDAILAEIGQHETRSFPVPGRQGKLLSVTRTYLVWFAKIYGWMPLRVESSMRYAFDGREYRLERRADGKSFLVYEASDFIHWNDVWVPRAGRQATYMPVPDEQSRPVMPDMLDGLFYDGRIPFNDAMQLGSESEWRILSLEQIEPSLNLWFEPEDGAEVLNLGTHKRFIQGDAVASAAIAAREDAIEKMVGQPAPEFPEGAIWLNGPPLTLNALHGKVVILDFWADWCPSCRNDLPELNRLHAQRDDNGITVIGIHLEGTARPEIQKVVDEYQLLYPICLDVARRPDAENEVPSAGLFASHFAINGIPHCVVIDQQGIVAASLTGRFDEALAIAEKLAATAK, encoded by the coding sequence ATGCAACAATCCGCGCGCGGGCAGAGTGGCTTGGTCGTTGCGATGGCAGGTGGAACATTGTGTTTCGTGGGATCGTTGATCAGGGCGATCCATGGGTTGCCCGAAGACATCGGGATTGCTCGTGACGTTCGGCGACCGATTGAGGTCCTTGCCGTCGCCAGTTTGGACGGAGGACGCAATGCGACAACGGTGACTGCGGAGCAGCTTCGAAATGCGCTGATCGACGCCGCACAGAAACTGGTCGATCTGAAAATTGTCGCGGTTGAAAGAGTCGGATACGCACCACCGACGCCGGACGTGCCGGTCCCAGTGGTGTTCAAAGAGATGTGGATACATCGTCATTCGGCTCAGGCCTATGTCCTTCATCGCACCGAATCGAACGATGATCAATGGTGGACTGGCTTCGAAGCGATTGAAGGGCCGTTGACGACTCACCATCTGGCGGCAATGCCCGGTCGAAAAGTGTGCGTAGACACGGCACGAGTTCCCTTGTGTGCGGACTCGAGTCACCGGGGGAAGCGCGAATCTGATGGAGCAAGGCTGACGAGCTACTCCGTCAGTCAGGCGCCCAGTTATCTGTTGAATCTGTTTGTTCCGTTGATTGAGGCGAACAAGGCCTGGGTTCCCTCTGAGCGTTCGAACTCGGCTCCCGTCGTCGATTCCCTTGCTCTGTTACCGCTAAGTGACTGGCGAATACTAGGGGAAGAAAAACTGGGCGAAGAAGACGCCATCCTTGCGGAGATTGGCCAGCATGAAACGCGTTCGTTTCCTGTTCCGGGGCGTCAGGGCAAGTTGTTGTCGGTCACGCGAACGTATTTGGTTTGGTTCGCGAAGATCTACGGTTGGATGCCGCTACGAGTTGAGAGCTCGATGCGATACGCCTTCGATGGACGCGAGTATCGGTTAGAGCGTCGTGCCGATGGAAAATCGTTTTTGGTCTATGAGGCTTCGGATTTCATCCACTGGAACGATGTCTGGGTACCGCGCGCTGGCAGGCAAGCGACCTATATGCCCGTACCCGATGAGCAATCCAGGCCGGTTATGCCCGACATGCTTGACGGATTGTTCTACGACGGTCGAATCCCTTTCAATGACGCGATGCAACTGGGGTCCGAGTCCGAATGGCGCATCTTGAGTCTGGAACAGATTGAACCGTCATTGAATTTGTGGTTCGAACCGGAAGACGGGGCGGAAGTTCTGAATCTTGGGACACACAAGCGATTCATTCAGGGTGATGCCGTTGCGTCCGCGGCAATCGCGGCGCGGGAGGATGCCATCGAGAAAATGGTCGGCCAGCCGGCGCCCGAGTTTCCAGAAGGAGCGATCTGGCTGAATGGACCGCCGCTCACTCTGAACGCATTGCATGGCAAAGTGGTGATCCTCGATTTTTGGGCCGACTGGTGTCCATCCTGCCGCAATGACTTGCCCGAACTGAACCGGCTGCATGCGCAGCGTGATGACAATGGAATCACCGTGATTGGGATCCATCTTGAGGGAACCGCACGACCAGAGATCCAGAAAGTCGTCGACGAGTATCAACTGCTCTATCCAATCTGTCTCGACGTTGCGAGGCGCCCCGACGCGGAAAACGAGGTGCCATCGGCAGGTCTGTTCGCATCCCACTTCGCGATCAATGGTATTCCGCATTGTGTCGTCATCGACCAGCAAGGCATCGTCGCCGCGTCGTTGACGGGCCGATTTGATGAGGCCTTGGCGATTGCAGAAAAGCTTGCCGCGACGGCCAAGTAA
- a CDS encoding TlpA family protein disulfide reductase produces the protein MLIVVAVGSLVASDPVREGNSAPVRRDAGEVASGEVERRSTTVTAEEIRDALLNAAEKLVDLKIVVVEKGNFSQRTPGMEVPVTFKEVWLHESSSQSYIDWRSEGHGDEWWTGFKPLEELITAEDLVTLPGLKQCADLARVPSFADSRLLRKQAPDGSKLTLHSLCKTPKFVSNLFVPLIEFNKPWIAPERLAGAPLADLIARLPLTHWRILGEEKLGEEEVVVAAIRLQDTIEFPLKRHGGKLSLTPTYLVWFSKRFGWMPLRIEHSVQYGFEGHEYWMERRSDGKQPLVYEATDFMPVNDVWVPRSGKQASYMQESEKEFGGFDELVDTLQTNRKLPIPGEMRLGYEYEWKILSLEKIDPTLNLWFEPQDGAEVYNMDTHKRYVQGDAVASAAFAAREHAIERMVGKPAPEFPEGATWLNGPPLTLKALRGKVVVLDFWTDWCGPCRNDLPKMKALYDQRETNGLIVIGVHLAGSKLPDIQKVMDKFQLEYPICIDVATKDDPNHESLFPSQYSTSFGVGGIPHCVVIDPHGVVAASISNRFDDAIEIATELSKSAK, from the coding sequence ATGCTCATTGTTGTCGCGGTCGGCTCGCTTGTTGCGAGTGACCCTGTCCGCGAGGGAAACTCGGCACCCGTTCGTCGCGACGCGGGCGAAGTGGCCTCTGGCGAAGTCGAACGTCGGTCGACGACCGTCACGGCGGAAGAGATCCGTGATGCACTGCTGAATGCCGCAGAGAAATTGGTCGATCTCAAGATCGTGGTAGTCGAGAAGGGGAATTTCAGTCAGCGCACACCAGGCATGGAGGTTCCCGTTACGTTCAAGGAAGTGTGGCTGCATGAAAGCTCGTCGCAAAGTTACATCGACTGGCGAAGCGAAGGACACGGTGACGAATGGTGGACAGGATTCAAGCCCCTTGAAGAGCTCATCACCGCAGAAGATCTGGTGACACTTCCAGGCCTCAAACAATGTGCCGACCTGGCTCGAGTTCCCTCGTTTGCCGATTCGCGCCTACTGCGAAAACAGGCGCCCGATGGATCGAAGCTGACGCTTCATTCGTTGTGCAAGACGCCCAAATTTGTGTCGAATCTGTTCGTTCCGTTGATTGAATTCAACAAACCTTGGATTGCACCCGAACGTTTAGCAGGTGCGCCGCTCGCTGATTTAATCGCGCGCCTGCCACTGACTCACTGGCGAATCCTGGGTGAGGAAAAGCTGGGTGAAGAAGAGGTCGTCGTTGCCGCCATACGTCTGCAGGACACGATCGAGTTTCCGTTGAAACGACACGGGGGAAAGTTGTCGCTGACGCCGACGTATCTGGTCTGGTTCTCGAAACGATTCGGATGGATGCCGCTGCGGATTGAGCACTCGGTGCAATACGGCTTCGAGGGTCATGAGTATTGGATGGAACGTCGTTCCGACGGAAAGCAGCCATTGGTCTACGAAGCCACAGATTTCATGCCGGTCAATGATGTCTGGGTGCCTCGCTCGGGCAAGCAGGCAAGCTACATGCAAGAGTCGGAAAAAGAATTTGGTGGTTTTGACGAACTGGTCGACACGCTGCAGACCAACCGTAAGCTGCCGATTCCGGGTGAGATGCGATTGGGGTACGAGTATGAATGGAAAATTCTGAGTCTAGAAAAGATCGATCCGACGTTGAATCTGTGGTTTGAACCTCAGGACGGCGCGGAAGTTTACAACATGGATACGCACAAGCGATATGTGCAGGGTGATGCGGTGGCTTCTGCGGCATTTGCGGCTCGTGAACACGCGATCGAACGAATGGTCGGCAAACCCGCTCCCGAGTTTCCCGAAGGGGCCACCTGGCTGAACGGACCACCACTGACGTTGAAAGCACTGCGAGGAAAGGTCGTCGTGCTTGATTTCTGGACCGATTGGTGCGGCCCCTGTCGCAACGATCTGCCCAAAATGAAAGCCCTTTATGATCAGCGCGAAACCAACGGATTGATCGTCATCGGCGTTCATCTGGCGGGCAGCAAGCTGCCTGACATTCAAAAAGTCATGGACAAATTTCAGCTCGAATATCCGATCTGCATCGACGTCGCGACGAAAGACGATCCGAATCACGAATCGTTATTTCCCAGTCAGTATTCGACGTCGTTCGGAGTCGGTGGGATCCCGCATTGTGTTGTCATCGATCCGCACGGAGTTGTGGCCGCGTCGATCTCAAATCGGTTTGATGATGCAATCGAAATCGCGACCGAACTCTCGAAATCCGCGAAATGA
- a CDS encoding nucleotidyltransferase domain-containing protein produces the protein MTFDSRLYKHIVDHPYPLLFATISGAHLYGFPSPDSDFDLRGVHLLPIKDLVGLETGQETVEKSEIHDGLEIDLVTHDAKKFFNLMLKKNGYVLEQLLSPLIIFTTAEHDELKSLAANCITRHHAHHYFGFAETQWKLFQKADPPHVKPLLYVYRVLMTGIHLMRTSEVQANLSRLNETAKLPYIDELIARKTGGPELGRLEQADLEFHRREYERLRNELQRAFEESRLPEVATAEPALNELLVRIRLQGTNPLR, from the coding sequence ATGACGTTTGACTCGCGTCTGTACAAGCACATTGTCGATCATCCGTATCCGTTGCTGTTCGCCACGATCAGCGGCGCTCATTTGTATGGATTTCCGTCGCCCGATTCCGACTTCGACCTGCGCGGCGTCCATCTGCTGCCCATCAAAGATCTTGTCGGGTTGGAAACCGGCCAGGAAACGGTCGAGAAATCCGAAATTCATGACGGCCTCGAAATCGACCTGGTCACACATGATGCCAAGAAGTTCTTCAACTTGATGCTGAAGAAGAATGGCTACGTGTTAGAGCAACTTCTTTCGCCATTGATCATATTCACGACTGCGGAACATGACGAGCTGAAGTCGCTGGCGGCGAACTGCATCACGAGACATCACGCGCACCACTACTTTGGTTTTGCGGAAACTCAATGGAAGCTCTTTCAAAAGGCCGATCCCCCGCATGTGAAGCCGCTACTTTATGTTTATCGCGTGCTGATGACGGGCATCCACCTGATGAGAACCAGCGAGGTGCAGGCGAATCTCTCTCGACTGAACGAGACCGCAAAGCTGCCGTACATCGACGAGCTGATCGCACGAAAAACAGGTGGTCCCGAACTGGGACGACTCGAGCAAGCCGATCTGGAATTTCATCGGCGAGAATACGAGCGGCTCAGAAACGAATTGCAACGCGCGTTTGAAGAAAGTCGATTGCCAGAAGTTGCTACGGCAGAACCTGCCTTAAACGAACTGCTTGTCAGGATTCGCCTGCAAGGCACTAACCCGTTGCGCTGA